Proteins encoded within one genomic window of Sminthopsis crassicaudata isolate SCR6 chromosome X, ASM4859323v1, whole genome shotgun sequence:
- the LOC141548477 gene encoding putative ATP-dependent RNA helicase DDX53 yields MESDSGGVSHPVPAPGSQPPAEKSRTSSYQLPDVETLGSCVNCNSCPASLNPTLTEPSPSLEKSLSLPLLRITETASTYVTHTVGPTSEFRSSLNKMTLPPQLATIETDGSSPAHLATSAYASGPPVKPQIPSHQLPDVETLGSCATNYNSCPASPDLTPVSESLSSLEKSTLLPAQLPITETASTSATHPAGPSPGFRPLMEKLTKLLPQLPPTETDRSCPTHFATSSCESWSPMEKTPFSYSVPTMEIYNSSFVSPGLDASPSGSQVLKESSMLFPPQISTEESRDSFATCNICPSSCLDKLTGEPQPLLNNLRPPLSQSSTIKKSNRHTIWINPPSLGLAMATPESQQPSRNLMSSPSSLSTVRKPSSHTTQNISPVPSGLAMPTTELQSSLKNVIIPSPLSTVRKTCSFNLCTIRSASESQASTNLVSPSTRETLSSHATCNISPSPLGPTNNIGTKGQEEGNLRVLSGPVASQEYQAQNSWGKEPPLCFTIKTDAVGAILGRRGCKIKKLQESSRSKIQVIKGEREAEVRIYGSLENQQSAKSTIEEIIVKTERFSKEEAQGSDTMKMCHDETGPERRVPVIDWDAIRQSHLQYVRTKWEGLPPIKKDFYLESARTKSMSQAEVDKWRKEENNIICEDLKKDEKRNIPYPVCKFEDAFEYYPEVMNNMKKVGFTRPTPIQSQAWPIILKGIDLIGIAQTGTGKTLAYLMPGFIHLDLQPVAREKRGGPGMLVLTPTRELAIQIESECKKYTYKEMTSICIYGSSDRRDQIERISKGVDIVIATPGRLSDLQSHDFITLNSITYLVLDEADKMLDMGFESQILKILSDIRPDRQTIMISATWPDAVRRLSQKYLKDPMIVYVGTLDLAAVNTVKQKIIITTEQEKRGLVHSFIDSMKPEDKVIIFVDRKLIADDISSDLSIRGIPVQSLHGSREQNDREQALNEFKEGVVKILIATDLASRGLDILDITHVYNFDFPQNIEAYIHRIGRTGRAGKSGEAITLLTKNDWKIAEELINILYRANQEVPPELALMARQYRQHRHRKREEKKLVRYYKARNANT; encoded by the coding sequence ATGGAATCCGATAGTGGCGGTGTCTCGCATCCTGTGCCAGCTCCAGGATCCCAGCCACCAGCAGAGAAGTCCAGGACATCCTCTTATCAGTTGCCTGATGTGGAAACACTCGGCAGCTGTGTTAACTGTAACAGTTGTCCTGCTTCTCTAAATCCAACTCTAACTGAACCATCACCATCGTTAGAAAAGTCCTTATCGCTCCCATTACTGCGTATCACAGAAACGGCTAGTACCTATGTCACTCACACTGTTGGGCCAACTTCCGAATTCAGGTCATCACTGAATAAGATGACATTACCACCTCAGCTGGCCACCATAGAAACAGATGGCAGCTCTCCTGCTCACCTTGCTACATCAGCTTATGCATCTGGACCACCAGTGAAGCCACAGATACCCTCTCATCAGTTGCCTGATGTGGAAACACTCGGCAGCTGTGCTACTAACTATAATAGCTGTCCTGCTTCTCCAGACCTGACTCCAGTAAGTGAGTCATTATCCTCCCTAGAGAAGTCCACATTGCTACCGGCTCAACTGCCCATCACAGAAACAGCTAGCACCTCTGCCACTCATCCTGCTGGGCCAAGTCCTGGATTCAGGCCATTGATGGAGAAGCTGACAAAGTTGCTACCTCAGCTACCCCCCACAGAAACAGACAGAAGCTGCCCTACTCACTTTGCTACATCATCTTGTGAGTCATGGTCACCAATGGAGAAGACTCCATTTTCATATAGTGTGCCAACCATGGAGATCTATAACAGCAGCTTTGTTTCTCCCGGGCTTGATGCATCCCCTTCTGGGTCCCAGGTACTGAAGGAGTCGTCAATGCTATTCCCACCTCAGATTTCTACTGAGGAATCACGTGACAGTTTTGCCACGTGCAATATCTGTCCTTCTTCCTGTCTTGATAAACTTACAGGTGAGCCTCAACCATTGCTGAACAACCTGAGGCCACCTCTTTCTCAATCATCCACCATAAAAAAATCTAATCGTCACACAATCTGGATTAATCCTCCCTCTCTGGGCTTGGCTATGGCCACCCCTGAGTCCCAGCAACCATCAAGGAACCTGATGTCATCACCATCTTCATTATCCACTGTGAGAAAACCTAGCAGTCATACCACCCAGAACATCAGCCCTGTTCCATCTGGCCTAGCCATGCCCACCACCGAGCTCCAGAGCTCACTTAAGAACGTGATAATACCATCTCCATTGTCCACCGTGAGAAAAACTTGCAGCTTCAACCTCTGTACCATCAGATCTGCCTCTGAATCGCAAGCGTCAACCAACCTGGTTTCACCATCTACCAGAGAAACATTGAGCAGCCATGCCACTTGTAACATCAGTCCTTCCCCTCTGGGCCCAACCAACAACATCGGTACAAAAGGGCAGGAAGAAGGCAACCTCCGGGTTTTGAGTGGCCCTGTGGCAAGCCAGGAGTACCAGGCCCAGAACTCCTGGGGCAAAGAACCACCTCTCTGTTTCACGATTAAAACCGACGCAGTGGGAGCGATATTAGGGCGAAGAGGATGCAAGATCAAGAAGCTGCAAGAATCCTCACGTTCTAAAATACAGGTCATCAAAGGAGAACGTGAGGCAGAAGTGAGGATCTATGGCAGCTTAGAGAACCAGCAATCAGCTAAATCAACAATTGAGGAAATAATCGTGAAAACAGAGAGGTTTTCAAAGGAGGAAGCACAAGGGAGTGACACCATGAAAATGTGTCATGATGAAACGGGCCCAGAAAGGAGGGTACCTGTGATTGATTGGGACGCAATCAGACAGAGTCACCTCCAATATGTACGAACCAAGTGGGAAGGCCTTCCTCCAATTAAGAAAGACTTCTATTTGGAATCTGCTAGGACCAAGTCAATGTCACAAGCAGAAGTAGATAAGTGgcgaaaagaagaaaataatataatatgtgaGGAccttaaaaaagatgaaaaacgaAATATTCCATACCCTGTTTGCAAATTTGAAGATGCATTCGAGTATTATCCTGAAGTTATGAATAACATGAAGAAAGTAGGTTTTACCAGACCTACACCAATTCAATCTCAGGCATGGCCAATAATATTAAAAGGAATCGACCTAATTGGCATTGCCCAGACAGGTACTGGGAAGACATTAGCATACCTAATGCCAGGTTTTATCCATCTTGATCTCCAGCCAGTAGCCCGAGAGAAAAGGGGTGGTCCTGGAATGTTAGTCCTCACACCAACAAGAGAATTAGCTATTCAAATCGAAAGCGAATgtaaaaaatacacatataaggAGATGACAAGTATTTGTATATATGGCAGCAGCGACAGAAGAGATCAAATTGAGCGTATTAGCAAAGGTGTGGATATTGTCATCGCCACCCCTGGCAGGCTCAGTGATCTTCAGTCGCATGATTTCATCACGCTTAACAGTATAACCTACTTGGTTCTAGATGAGGCAGATAAGATGCTAGACATGGGCTTCGAGTCTCAAATCTTGAAAATTTTATCAGATATACGGCCAGATAGACAGACGATAATGATCAGTGCCACGTGGCCTGATGCCGTTCGTCGTCTTTCTCAGAAGTATTTGAAAGATCCGATGATCGTTTATGTTGGTACCTTGGATTTGGCTGCAGTAAACACcgtgaaacaaaaaataatcataacTACAGAACAAGAGAAACGAGGCTTAGTTCATTCCTTTATTGACTCGATGAAACCCGAAGATAAAGTCATTATTTTTGTTGATAGAAAACTTATTGCTGATGATATATCCAGTGACTTGAGCATCCGGGGCATACCTGTGCAGTCACTACATGGTAGCAGAGAACAGAATGACCGGGAACAAGCattaaatgaatttaaagaaGGGGTAGTGAAAATCTTAATAGCAACAGATCTGGCATCCCGTGGTCTTGATATATTGGACATCACCCAtgtttataattttgattttcctcaAAACATCGAAGCGTATATCCACAGGATCGGACGTACGGGACGAGCTGGAAAATCGGGAGAAGCAATCACCTTACTCACTAAAAACGACTGGAAAATTGCTGAGGAGTTAATTAACATCTTATATCGGGCTAACCAAGAAGTCCCCCCAGAGCTTGCTTTAATGGCTAGACAATATCGACAACACAGGCAtcgaaagagggaggaaaaaaagttagTCAGATATTATAAGGCAAGAAACGCTAATACTTAA